Proteins encoded together in one Deinococcus reticulitermitis window:
- a CDS encoding catalase — protein sequence MDSHRKRPTPHALSDQSVTLDEHSKIEDLSTNTANPGEALTDNMGHVVSDDQNTLKAGERGPGLLEDFFFREKMHHFDHERIPERVVHARGTGAHGYFELTESLEDYTHARVLTQVGKRTPVFVRFSTVVGFRGSPDTPRDVRGFAVKLYTEEGNWDLVGNNIPVFFIQDAIKFPDLVHAIKPEPHNEIPQAASAHDTFFDFISLTPESMHMMMWLLSDRTLPRAFDNMEGFGVHTFRLINAAGESHFVKFHWKPVLGVKSLLWDESQKIAGKDPDFQRRKLWETLDEGGTLEWEFGVQIFSAEQAGTWDFDILDATKIVPEDLVPVRRVGRLVLNRNVDNFFAETEQVAFMPTNIVPGIDFTNDPLLQGRTFSYLDTQLLRLGGPNWQELPINRPLAPVHNNQRDGHMRQTINRGRVSYFPNRLGGNKPTHMGDAGFVSYPEEVRGTKRRARAESFGDHYGQARLFWNSMTPVEKEHMVKAWSFELAMCEEREVRVRMLEHLARVNEILAEQVAYAIGELPQTEGVAEPGGAQDSADEVARLAGAESPTSASGGLHKASALSMEEGQPQSAKGRKVAVLVAPGVDAEQVAQAQQALKAAGAQAVVIGPRLGEIAPGVHAEKSLINSDPVLFDALLIPGGEASVRVLAQRPEALHFVADTYRHAKPLAAIAEGHALLSASPVASGLNVLGDTGPAFGILKGSGADATLTALVAALAQHRFWGRPQA from the coding sequence ATGGATTCCCACCGCAAACGCCCCACGCCCCACGCCCTGAGCGACCAATCCGTCACCCTCGACGAGCACAGCAAGATCGAGGACCTGAGCACGAACACCGCGAATCCCGGCGAGGCCCTGACCGACAACATGGGCCACGTCGTCAGCGACGACCAGAACACCCTGAAAGCCGGCGAGCGCGGGCCCGGCCTGCTCGAAGACTTCTTTTTCCGCGAGAAGATGCACCACTTCGACCACGAGCGCATCCCCGAGCGGGTCGTGCACGCGCGCGGCACCGGAGCGCACGGGTATTTCGAGCTCACCGAGTCGCTGGAGGACTACACGCACGCCCGGGTGCTCACGCAGGTGGGCAAGCGGACGCCGGTCTTCGTGCGCTTCTCGACGGTGGTCGGCTTTCGCGGCTCGCCGGATACCCCGCGCGACGTGCGCGGCTTCGCGGTGAAGCTCTACACCGAGGAAGGCAACTGGGACCTCGTCGGCAACAACATCCCGGTGTTTTTCATCCAGGACGCGATCAAGTTCCCGGATCTCGTGCACGCGATCAAGCCCGAGCCGCACAACGAGATTCCGCAGGCAGCGAGCGCGCACGACACCTTTTTCGACTTCATCAGCCTGACGCCCGAGTCGATGCACATGATGATGTGGCTGCTGAGCGACCGCACGCTGCCGCGCGCCTTCGACAACATGGAGGGCTTCGGCGTGCATACCTTCCGCCTGATCAACGCGGCGGGCGAGTCGCACTTCGTGAAGTTCCACTGGAAGCCGGTGCTCGGCGTGAAGTCCCTCCTGTGGGACGAGTCGCAAAAGATCGCTGGCAAGGACCCCGACTTTCAGCGCCGCAAGCTCTGGGAGACCCTCGACGAGGGCGGCACGCTGGAATGGGAGTTCGGGGTGCAGATCTTCAGCGCCGAGCAGGCGGGCACCTGGGACTTCGACATCCTGGACGCCACCAAAATCGTGCCCGAGGACCTCGTGCCGGTGCGCCGTGTCGGGCGGCTGGTCCTCAACCGCAACGTGGACAACTTCTTCGCCGAGACCGAGCAGGTGGCCTTTATGCCCACCAACATCGTGCCCGGCATCGATTTCACGAACGATCCGCTGCTTCAGGGCCGCACCTTCTCCTATCTCGACACGCAGCTGCTGCGGCTGGGTGGCCCCAACTGGCAGGAACTGCCGATCAACCGCCCCCTGGCACCGGTCCACAACAACCAGCGCGACGGCCACATGCGCCAGACCATCAACCGGGGCCGGGTGTCGTACTTCCCGAATCGCCTCGGCGGCAACAAGCCCACCCACATGGGGGACGCCGGTTTCGTGTCCTACCCCGAGGAGGTGCGCGGAACCAAACGCCGCGCCCGCGCCGAGAGTTTCGGGGACCACTACGGGCAGGCCCGGCTGTTCTGGAACTCGATGACGCCGGTGGAAAAAGAGCACATGGTCAAGGCCTGGAGTTTCGAGCTCGCGATGTGCGAGGAGCGTGAAGTGCGCGTGCGGATGCTCGAACACCTCGCGCGCGTGAACGAGATCCTCGCCGAGCAGGTGGCCTACGCCATTGGGGAACTGCCGCAAACGGAGGGCGTGGCCGAACCCGGCGGCGCCCAGGACAGCGCGGACGAGGTGGCCCGGCTCGCCGGCGCCGAGTCGCCGACCAGCGCGTCGGGCGGACTGCACAAGGCCAGTGCCCTGAGCATGGAAGAGGGCCAGCCGCAGAGCGCGAAGGGCCGCAAAGTCGCGGTGCTCGTGGCCCCCGGCGTGGACGCCGAGCAGGTCGCGCAGGCCCAGCAGGCCCTGAAAGCGGCGGGCGCCCAGGCGGTCGTGATCGGCCCGCGCTTGGGCGAGATCGCGCCGGGCGTGCACGCGGAAAAGTCGCTCATCAACAGTGACCCGGTGTTGTTCGACGCGCTGCTGATTCCTGGCGGTGAGGCCAGCGTGCGGGTCCTGGCGCAGCGGCCCGAGGCCCTGCACTTCGTCGCGGACACCTACCGCCATGCCAAGCCGCTCGCCGCCATCGCCGAGGGTCACGCCTTGCTGAGCGCCTCCCCGGTCGCGTCAGGGCTGAACGTGCTCGGTGACACCGGGCCCGCCTTCGGCATCCTGAAGGGCAGCGGCGCCGACGCCACCCTGACCGCCCTCGTGGCCGCCCTCGCCCAGCACCGCTTCTGGGGCCGCCCGCAGGCGTAA
- a CDS encoding ABC transporter substrate-binding protein — MRTCLLLTAALALAPSALAQVKIGVVVSATGPAASLGIPERNTISLLPQTIGGQKIEYIILDDASDTTAAVTAARKLVQNDRVDLLLGTTTTPASLAMIDVAAESKTPMISLAASEAIIKPLDAKRQWVFKTPQTDAIMAAAIVDHMAKNGVKTVGYIGFNDAYGEGWSKEFQASAARKNIRIVANERYARSDTSVTGQVLKLVAARPDAVLVGASGVPAVLPQRTLNERGYKGKIYQTHGVANADFLRVGGKDVEGAILPAGPVLVADQLPATNPTRKVGLNYMSLYEAKYGKDSVSTFGAHAWDAGLLLQKAIPAALKRARPGTPEFRAALRDALEGSRNVIGSHGIFNLSARDHLGLDTRSRVMVQVQNGTWKLLR, encoded by the coding sequence ATGAGAACCTGCCTGCTGCTCACTGCGGCCCTCGCACTTGCCCCCAGCGCCCTCGCCCAGGTCAAGATCGGTGTGGTCGTCTCGGCCACCGGTCCGGCCGCCAGCCTCGGGATTCCCGAGCGCAACACCATCTCGCTGCTGCCCCAGACCATCGGGGGCCAGAAGATCGAGTACATCATCCTCGACGACGCGTCGGACACCACCGCCGCCGTGACCGCCGCGCGCAAGCTCGTGCAAAACGACCGCGTGGACCTCCTGCTCGGCACGACCACCACGCCGGCCTCACTCGCGATGATCGACGTGGCCGCCGAGAGCAAGACCCCGATGATCTCGCTCGCGGCGTCCGAGGCGATCATCAAGCCCCTCGACGCCAAGCGGCAGTGGGTGTTCAAGACCCCCCAGACCGACGCGATCATGGCCGCCGCGATCGTGGACCACATGGCGAAAAACGGCGTCAAGACCGTGGGCTACATCGGCTTCAACGACGCTTACGGCGAGGGCTGGTCCAAGGAGTTCCAGGCGTCCGCCGCCAGGAAAAACATCCGCATCGTCGCGAACGAACGCTACGCCCGCAGCGACACCTCGGTGACCGGGCAGGTGCTCAAGCTGGTGGCCGCGCGGCCCGACGCGGTACTTGTGGGCGCGTCCGGGGTGCCGGCGGTGCTGCCGCAGCGCACGCTGAACGAGCGCGGCTACAAGGGCAAGATCTACCAGACCCACGGCGTCGCCAACGCCGACTTCCTGCGGGTGGGCGGCAAGGACGTGGAGGGCGCCATCCTGCCCGCCGGGCCGGTGCTTGTCGCCGACCAATTGCCCGCGACCAACCCCACGCGCAAGGTCGGCCTGAACTACATGAGCCTGTACGAGGCCAAATACGGCAAAGACAGCGTCTCGACCTTCGGCGCGCACGCCTGGGACGCGGGCCTGCTGCTGCAAAAGGCGATTCCCGCCGCCCTGAAGAGGGCCCGGCCCGGCACCCCCGAGTTCCGCGCCGCGCTGCGCGACGCCCTTGAAGGCAGCCGGAACGTGATCGGCTCGCACGGCATCTTCAACCTCAGCGCCCGCGACCACCTCGGCCTCGACACCCGCAGCCGCGTGATGGTGCAGGTCCAGAACGGCACCTGGAAACTGCTGCGCTGA